ATGAAGACCTACGGTGCGGCTTCCCCCGCCCCTCCACGACGACATCGCTGGTGGTCCCGGGTCGCCGCAGTGGTGGCGGGGACCCTCGCGATCGGCATGCTCACCGCGGTGAATCCGGCACCCGCCGAGGCGGCGACGGTGGACACCAATGCCTGGTACGTCCTGGTCAATCGCAACAGCGGCAAGGCGCTGGACGTCTCCGGCGCGTCCACCGCCGACGGCGCGCGGGTCGGCCAGTGGACGCGCAGCGACGGTACCAACCAGCAGTGGCAGTTCGTGGACTCCGGCGGTGGCTTCTACCGCCTCAAGGCCCGGCATTCGGACAAGGTTCTCGACGTGGCCGGCGCCTCGACCGCCGACGGTGCCGCCATCCAGCAGTGGGCCGACCACAACGGGGCCAACCAGCAGTTCCGCCTGGCCGACTCCGACGCGGGCCATGTCCGGCTGATCAACCGCACCAGCAACAAGGCGGTGGAGATCCAGGGCGCCTCCACCGCCGACGGCGGCAACGTCGTCCAGTACACCGACTGGGGCGGCGCCAACCAGCAGTGGCAGATGGTCAAGCTGTCGTCCGGTGGCGGTGGCGGTGGCGGCTGCGGCAGCGCCCCGACTCTGGCGAGCGGTACGCACACGATGCAGAGCGGCGGCAAGAGCCGCAGCTTCATCCTCAGGGTTCCCGCCAACTACGACAACAGCCACCGCTACCGGCTGATCTTCGCATTCCACTGGCGGGGT
This genomic stretch from Streptomyces deccanensis harbors:
- a CDS encoding RICIN domain-containing protein, which gives rise to MKTYGAASPAPPRRHRWWSRVAAVVAGTLAIGMLTAVNPAPAEAATVDTNAWYVLVNRNSGKALDVSGASTADGARVGQWTRSDGTNQQWQFVDSGGGFYRLKARHSDKVLDVAGASTADGAAIQQWADHNGANQQFRLADSDAGHVRLINRTSNKAVEIQGASTADGGNVVQYTDWGGANQQWQMVKLSSGGGGGGGCGSAPTLASGTHTMQSGGKSRSFILRVPANYDNSHRYRLIFAFHWRGGTAGEVASGGMSGNAWSYYGQQEQSNNSAILVAPQGLGNGWANAGGEDITFVDDMIRRIESGLCVNPAQRFATGFSWGGGMSYALACSRANVFRAVAVISGAQISGCSGGTQPIAYFGIHGISDNVLNIGQGRSLRDKFVSNNGCNPQSPREPGPGSRTHITTTYSGCRAGYPVQWAAFDGGHIPGPVDGSTGESGVTTWTKAEIWRFFAQFQ